A section of the Paenibacillus aurantius genome encodes:
- the cwlD gene encoding N-acetylmuramoyl-L-alanine amidase CwlD encodes MRKFRGRIVVWMTLHGMMKIAVSALIVGMLVFVYTYELPSAKTWTYWTLPLSGKVIALDAGHGGPDGGAVSREGVIEKDVNLAISLYLRDYLQQAGALVVMTREVDKDLAGDDTKRLSKRKTEDLLSRVDYVNKQKSDLLVSIHLNSFPSAKWNGAQTFYSETNPENSTLAGLIQQEIKRNLENTDRVPKPVDNVYLLKTVTIPSALVEVGFLSNPEEARLLSQTSYQQKVSAAIYQGILKYYAGEKVGTP; translated from the coding sequence ATGCGCAAATTCAGAGGCCGGATTGTGGTTTGGATGACTTTGCACGGAATGATGAAAATAGCCGTATCTGCTTTGATTGTCGGGATGCTTGTCTTTGTGTACACCTATGAGCTTCCCTCGGCCAAGACCTGGACTTACTGGACGCTTCCTCTGTCCGGGAAGGTGATCGCCTTGGATGCCGGGCATGGTGGACCGGATGGGGGAGCGGTAAGCAGGGAAGGGGTGATTGAGAAGGATGTGAACCTGGCCATTTCTTTATATTTGCGCGACTACCTTCAGCAGGCAGGGGCTTTGGTAGTGATGACCAGGGAAGTCGATAAGGATCTGGCAGGGGACGATACCAAACGGCTCAGCAAACGAAAGACCGAGGATTTGTTAAGCCGGGTGGACTATGTCAACAAACAGAAATCCGACCTTCTCGTCAGCATCCACCTGAACAGCTTTCCTTCGGCAAAGTGGAATGGAGCCCAGACCTTCTATTCCGAAACCAATCCAGAGAATTCCACGTTGGCAGGTCTTATCCAGCAGGAGATCAAGCGCAACCTGGAGAACACGGACCGGGTTCCGAAGCCGGTGGACAATGTCTATCTTCTCAAAACGGTAACCATTCCGAGCGCCTTAGTCGAAGTGGGCTTCCTCTCCAATCCGGAAGAGGCGCGGCTGCTCTCCCAGACCTCGTACCAGCAGAAAGTATCGGCCGCCATCTATCAGGGGATTCTTAAGTATTACGCCGGGGAGAAAGTGGGAACTCCCTGA